The following coding sequences are from one Eptesicus fuscus isolate TK198812 chromosome 7, DD_ASM_mEF_20220401, whole genome shotgun sequence window:
- the GPR84 gene encoding G-protein coupled receptor 84 yields MWNTSDANFSCYHESVVGYRYVAVIWGVVVVVTGTVGNVLTLLALAIQPKLRTHFNLLIANLTVADLLYCALLQPFSVDTYLHLHWRTGATFCRVFGFLLFTSNSVSILTLCLIALGRYLLIARPKLFPQVFSAKGIVLALVGTWVVGMASFAPLWNVYILVPVVCTCSFDRIRGRPYTTILLGIYFVLGLSSVGIFYCLIHRQVKRAAQTLAQYKLHQTSVRSHHVAGTDEAVPGRFQELDSGVASGRPSEGSSSEPASAVTTRTFEGDSSEVGDQSSSKVAQPMAEKSPPEAPAKTRPTKGAQKAQDSPSEFGKVTRMCFAVFICFTLSYIPFLLLNILDAKVRAPRVVHMLAANFTWLNACINPVLYAAMNRQFRQAYASVLQGGPQSVRRLWSFRKLR; encoded by the coding sequence ATGTGGAACACCTCTGATGCCAACTTTTCCTGCTACCATGAGTCTGTGGTGGGCTATCGCTATGTGGCAGTTAtctggggggtggtggtggtggtgacgggCACCGTGGGCAACGTGCTCACCCTGCTGGCCTTGGCCATCCAGCCCAAGCTCCGTACCCACTTCAACCTGCTCATCGCCAACCTCACGGTGGCCGATCTGCTCTACTGCGCCCTTCTCCAGCCCTTCTCCGTGGACACCTACCTCCACCTGCACTGGAGAACTGGCGCCACCTTCTGCAGGGTGTTTGGGTTCCTCCTCTTTACATCCAACTCCGTCTCCATCCTCACCCTCTGCCTCATCGCCCTGGGACGCTACCTCCTCATTGCCCGCCCTAAGCTCTTTCCCCAAGTGTTCAGTGCCAAGGGGATAGTGCTGGCTCTGGTGGGCACCTGGGTGGTGGGTATGGCCAGCTTTGCCCCGCTCTGGAATGTCTATATCTTGGTGCCCGTAGTCTGCACCTGCAGCTTTGACCGCATCCGAGGCCGACCCTACACCACCATCCTCTTGGGCATCTACTTTGTGCTTGGGCTCAGCAGCGTCGGCATCTTCTATTGCCTCATCCACCGCCAGGTGAAGCGAGCAGCACAGACGCTGGCTCAGTACAAGCTGCACCAGACAAGTGTCCGCTCCCACCATGTGGCTGGGACAGATGAAGCCGTGCCGGGTCGTTTCCAGGAGCTGGACAGCGGGGTGGCATCAGGAAGGCCCAGTGAGGGGAGTTCATCTGAGCCAGCCAGTGCTGTCACCACCCGGACCTTCGAAGGAGACTCGTCAGAAGTGGGGGACCAGAGCAGCAGCAAGGTAGCTCAGCCGATGGCAGAGAAAAGCCCTCCGGAGGCACCTGCCAAGACCAGGCCAACTAAAGGAGCCCAAAAAGCTCAGGACTCTCCATCAGAGTTTGGGAAGGTGACTCGGATGTGTTTTGCTGTGTTCATCTGCTTTACCCTGAGCTACATCCCTTTCTTGTTGCTCAACATCCTGGATGCCAAGGTCCGGGCTCCCCGGGTTGTCCACATGCTTGCTGCCAACTTCACCTGGCTCAATGCTTGCATCAACCCTGTGCTCTATGCGGCCATGAACCGCCAGTTCCGCCAAGCGTATGCCTCTGTCCTACAAGGAGGACCCCAGAGTGTCCGTAGGCTCTGGAGTTTCCGTAAGCTCCGTTAG
- the COPZ1 gene encoding coatomer subunit zeta-1 isoform X1: protein MEALILEPSLYTVKAILILDNDGDRLFAKYYDDTYPSVKEQKAFEKNIFNKTHRTDSEIALLEGLTVVYKSSIDLYFYVIGSSYENELMLMAVLNCLFDSLSQMLRKNVEKRALLENMEGLFLAVDEIVDGGVKMSPLQSRPCLRCCSQPKNRSSGHFFGEDPTVPGSSPPQKIHMSAVTSHPVPQLMLSGSSRESQGILKSPSCLWLLPPNP, encoded by the exons ATGGAGGCGCTGATCTTG GAACCCTCCCTGTATACTGTCAAAGCCATCCTGATTCTGGACAATGATGGAGATCGACTTTTTGCCAAG TACTATGACGACACCTACCCCAGTGTCAAGGAGCAAAAGGCCTTTGAGAAGAACATTTTCAACAAGACTCATCGGACTGACA GTGAAATCGCCCTCTTGGAAGGCCTAACAGTAGTATACAAAAGCAGTATTGATCTCTATTTCTATGTGATTGGCAGCTCCTATGAAAATGAG CTGATGCTCATGGCTGTTCTGAACTGCCTCTTTGACTCATTGAGCCAGATGCTGAG GAAAAATGTAGAGAAGCGAGCTCTGCTGGAGAACATGGAGGGGCTCTTCTTGGCAGTGGATGAAATCGTAGATGGAGG GGTGAAGATGTCCCCCTTACAGAGCAGACCGTGTCTCAG GTGCTGCAGTCAGCCAAAGAACAGATCAAGTGGTCACTTCTTCGGTGAAGACCCCACTGTTCCTGGCTCCTCACCCCCTCAAAAAATCCACATGTCTGCCGTGACTTCTCATCCAGTCCCCCAACTGATGCTCTCAGGATCATCTCGGGAATCACAAGGGATCCTTAAATCACCATCCTGTCTGTGGTTGCTGCCCCCAAACCCCTAG
- the COPZ1 gene encoding coatomer subunit zeta-1 isoform X4: MEALILEPSLYTVKAILILDNDGDRLFAKYYDDTYPSVKEQKAFEKNIFNKTHRTDSEIALLEGLTVVYKSSIDLYFYVIGSSYENELMLMAVLNCLFDSLSQMLRKNVEKRALLENMEGLFLAVDEIVDGGVILESDPQQVVHRVALRGEDVPLTEQTVSQVLQSAKEQIKWSLLR, encoded by the exons ATGGAGGCGCTGATCTTG GAACCCTCCCTGTATACTGTCAAAGCCATCCTGATTCTGGACAATGATGGAGATCGACTTTTTGCCAAG TACTATGACGACACCTACCCCAGTGTCAAGGAGCAAAAGGCCTTTGAGAAGAACATTTTCAACAAGACTCATCGGACTGACA GTGAAATCGCCCTCTTGGAAGGCCTAACAGTAGTATACAAAAGCAGTATTGATCTCTATTTCTATGTGATTGGCAGCTCCTATGAAAATGAG CTGATGCTCATGGCTGTTCTGAACTGCCTCTTTGACTCATTGAGCCAGATGCTGAG GAAAAATGTAGAGAAGCGAGCTCTGCTGGAGAACATGGAGGGGCTCTTCTTGGCAGTGGATGAAATCGTAGATGGAGG GGTGATCCTAGAGAGCGATCCCCAGCAAGTGGTACACCGGGTGGCATTAAGG GGTGAAGATGTCCCCCTTACAGAGCAGACCGTGTCTCAG GTGCTGCAGTCAGCCAAAGAACAGATCAAGTGGTCACTTCTTCGGTGA
- the COPZ1 gene encoding coatomer subunit zeta-1 isoform X2, with protein MEALILEPSLYTVKAILILDNDGDRLFAKYYDDTYPSVKEQKAFEKNIFNKTHRTDSEIALLEGLTVVYKSSIDLYFYVIGSSYENELMLMAVLNCLFDSLSQMLRKNVEKRALLENMEGLFLAVDEIVDGGVILESDPQQVVHRVALRGEDVPLTEQTVSQVYLFSLHPPNGFEIFCNFPN; from the exons ATGGAGGCGCTGATCTTG GAACCCTCCCTGTATACTGTCAAAGCCATCCTGATTCTGGACAATGATGGAGATCGACTTTTTGCCAAG TACTATGACGACACCTACCCCAGTGTCAAGGAGCAAAAGGCCTTTGAGAAGAACATTTTCAACAAGACTCATCGGACTGACA GTGAAATCGCCCTCTTGGAAGGCCTAACAGTAGTATACAAAAGCAGTATTGATCTCTATTTCTATGTGATTGGCAGCTCCTATGAAAATGAG CTGATGCTCATGGCTGTTCTGAACTGCCTCTTTGACTCATTGAGCCAGATGCTGAG GAAAAATGTAGAGAAGCGAGCTCTGCTGGAGAACATGGAGGGGCTCTTCTTGGCAGTGGATGAAATCGTAGATGGAGG GGTGATCCTAGAGAGCGATCCCCAGCAAGTGGTACACCGGGTGGCATTAAGG GGTGAAGATGTCCCCCTTACAGAGCAGACCGTGTCTCAG gtATACCTCTTCTCTCTTCATCCTCCTAATGGATTTGAAATTTTTTGCAATTTCCCAAATTGA
- the COPZ1 gene encoding coatomer subunit zeta-1 isoform X3, whose product MEALILEPSLYTVKAILILDNDGDRLFAKYYDDTYPSVKEQKAFEKNIFNKTHRTDSEIALLEGLTVVYKSSIDLYFYVIGSSYENELMLMAVLNCLFDSLSQMLRKNVEKRALLENMEGLFLAVDEIVDGGVILESDPQQVVHRVALRGEDVPLTEQTVSQGLRELLPILLPLGIFYLPFF is encoded by the exons ATGGAGGCGCTGATCTTG GAACCCTCCCTGTATACTGTCAAAGCCATCCTGATTCTGGACAATGATGGAGATCGACTTTTTGCCAAG TACTATGACGACACCTACCCCAGTGTCAAGGAGCAAAAGGCCTTTGAGAAGAACATTTTCAACAAGACTCATCGGACTGACA GTGAAATCGCCCTCTTGGAAGGCCTAACAGTAGTATACAAAAGCAGTATTGATCTCTATTTCTATGTGATTGGCAGCTCCTATGAAAATGAG CTGATGCTCATGGCTGTTCTGAACTGCCTCTTTGACTCATTGAGCCAGATGCTGAG GAAAAATGTAGAGAAGCGAGCTCTGCTGGAGAACATGGAGGGGCTCTTCTTGGCAGTGGATGAAATCGTAGATGGAGG GGTGATCCTAGAGAGCGATCCCCAGCAAGTGGTACACCGGGTGGCATTAAGG GGTGAAGATGTCCCCCTTACAGAGCAGACCGTGTCTCAG GGCCTTAGAGAGCTTCTTCCCATTCTTCTACCTTTGGGGATTTTCTACTTGCCATTCTTCTAA